A single region of the Nicotiana sylvestris chromosome 6, ASM39365v2, whole genome shotgun sequence genome encodes:
- the LOC138871569 gene encoding uncharacterized protein yields the protein MERTILSAATLLVIPKVRLSDFGSLYLSIYKEFGDDSKTKVVALCVSFPESTTASDCSAAKSPENSQHGSAGDGFPGCASTREVKQQWVGGRPRHCKDAQGPHKEDRIRREEDRSQRQKGQDLQLQGRLNSGCIPILKGVDSKKFIQRPFPEETSPKPIPKKFRMPELPKYNGTSDPNEHVTPYTCTVRGNDVKGDEIEYVLLKKFGKTLSKGAMMWYHNLAPNSIDSFAMLADSFIKANAGAIKVATRKSDVFKIKQKENEMMREFVSRFQIEGMELPPVSNDWAIQAFTQGLNEQSSVASKQLKQNLVEYPTVTWYTGPTKAPYLSEYNFIVDVLDIAFAISKSKTPSGQDLYNQILHKGTTT from the exons ATGGAACGCACAATTTTGTCTGCAGCCACACTTCTGGTGATTCCAAAGGTTCGCTTgtccgacttcggaagcttatatctttcgatctacaaggaatttggagatgattcaaaaacaaaagttgtagccctttgtgtctcaTTTCcggaaag cacaacagctagcgattgctcagctgcaaagtcaccagagaACTCCCAGCATGGTAGCGCCGGGGACGGCTTCCCCGGCTGCGCAAGTACCAGAGAGGTCAAGCAACAATGGGTTGGTGGCCGACCCCGCCATTGTAAAGATGCtcaaggacctcacaaagaggatcgaatcaggcgagaagaagatagaagccaacgacaaaaaggtcaagacctacaactccagggtcgactaAATTCCGGGTGCATCCccatcctgaaaggtgtggattcgaagaagttcatacaaaggccattccCAGAGGAAACgtctccaaaacccattccaaagaagttcagaatgccagaacttccaaaatacaacgggacctcagaccccaatgagcacgttactccTTACACTTGCACAGTGAGGGGCAACGACGTAAAGGGCGATGAGATCGAGTacgtcttactaaagaagttcgggaaAACACTCTCTAAGggggcaatgatgtggtatcacaacctggcccCGAACtcaatagattcatttgccatgctggcagattctttcataaaggcaaatgctggtgccatcaaggtagcaacaaggaagtctgacgtcttcaagatcaagcaaaaGGAGAACGAGATGATGCGAGAGTTTGTGTCTCGCTTTCAAATAGAaggaatggaactaccaccagtctccaaCGATTGGGCaatacaggccttcactcaaggtctgaacgagcaaagctcggtggcttcgaagcagctaaaACAGAACCTGGTTGAATATCCCACCGTGACCTG GTACACAGGACCGACAAAAGCGCCTTacctgtcagaatacaacttcatcGTCGATGTATTAGACATTGCGTTCGCCATCAGTAAATCAAAGACTCCAAGTGGACAAgacctgtacaatcagatcctacACAAAGGAACcacaacttag